One stretch of Alcaligenes aquatilis DNA includes these proteins:
- a CDS encoding TonB-dependent receptor domain-containing protein, which yields MRFQPRPLPLALALLLCASAQANELEEPVPELAPIRISASPLALRQTELATASTVLQGPKLDLRRSSTLGELLDGEVGIHVDSFGSGASRPVIRGQTAPRVKVLSDGAEVMDASAISPDHTITVDTWQADRIEVLRGPSALLYGGGAIGGVVNVLDRKIPTAIPEKGFEGSVRAQGSTADRGRIGAVEMTAGEGNIALHVEGASHRSRDYRVPNWTDSRVKDSDSSTDTGSIGLSFIGDRGYIGAAYSYREGSYGLPGHSHEYEDCHPHGATLHCGGHGHDHGHDHDHGHGQGHGHGHDHDHDHSATAHLRTERFDIRGELRDPLPGFKRARLRAGATDYQHVEKDGDIAGTRFTNRGYDTRLELEHNPWGPFEGVIGLQTSQSDFASRDGTENFIPPTRTRSQGLFLLESVNWDDWRLELGARQEWQTVSPDSQKLERRKGTATSFSLGTVWDFAPEYAASLSISRSQRLPTAQELFAKGVHFATLSYERGDPNLDRETSHTVDLGLQKHLGDLRFDLRTFYTRSSNYIYGRSLDRHEDFQLIQYSQDKAQFWGLEAEASYPVTSWASVSVYGDLVRGKLQDPGRNLPRMPAARLGIRTDVNWQNWSGFVGYTHTFAQNRVAEHEEGSPSYGLLSMGLSYRLHMDQNTYTLYLRGNNLLNKLAYRHTSFIARQAPLMGRNILAGIQVEF from the coding sequence ATGCGTTTCCAACCCCGTCCCTTGCCACTTGCTCTGGCGCTGCTTTTGTGTGCCTCTGCCCAAGCCAATGAACTTGAAGAACCTGTCCCTGAGCTGGCCCCTATCCGAATTTCCGCCAGCCCCCTGGCCTTGCGACAAACCGAGCTGGCCACCGCCAGCACGGTCCTGCAAGGCCCCAAACTGGATTTGCGCCGCAGCAGCACCTTGGGTGAACTGCTGGACGGTGAGGTCGGCATTCATGTAGACAGCTTCGGTAGCGGTGCCAGCCGCCCCGTCATTCGTGGTCAGACCGCGCCCCGCGTCAAAGTCCTGAGCGATGGCGCAGAGGTCATGGACGCATCGGCCATCTCGCCCGACCACACCATCACGGTCGACACCTGGCAGGCAGACCGCATTGAGGTGCTACGCGGCCCATCAGCCCTGCTGTACGGCGGTGGTGCCATTGGCGGTGTCGTCAACGTATTGGACCGCAAAATCCCCACGGCCATCCCCGAAAAGGGGTTTGAAGGTTCGGTGCGCGCTCAGGGTTCCACCGCTGACCGTGGCAGGATCGGCGCAGTGGAAATGACAGCAGGCGAAGGCAATATCGCCTTGCACGTCGAAGGTGCCTCACACCGCAGCCGCGACTATCGTGTCCCCAACTGGACCGACAGCCGTGTCAAGGACTCGGACTCCAGCACAGATACTGGCAGCATCGGCCTGTCCTTTATTGGCGACCGTGGCTACATAGGCGCGGCGTACTCTTACCGCGAGGGCAGCTACGGCTTGCCCGGTCACAGCCATGAATATGAGGACTGCCACCCACACGGTGCCACCCTGCATTGTGGCGGCCATGGTCATGACCACGGCCATGATCACGATCACGGACACGGACAGGGACACGGACACGGACACGATCATGACCATGATCATTCAGCCACGGCTCACCTGCGCACCGAGCGTTTTGATATACGCGGCGAACTGCGTGATCCTTTACCCGGCTTCAAGCGTGCTCGCCTGCGCGCCGGGGCCACCGACTATCAGCACGTCGAAAAAGATGGGGATATAGCGGGCACCCGCTTTACCAATCGCGGCTACGACACCCGCCTGGAGCTGGAACACAATCCTTGGGGCCCCTTTGAAGGCGTTATCGGCCTGCAAACCAGCCAGTCTGATTTTGCTTCCCGCGACGGCACGGAAAACTTCATCCCGCCCACCCGGACTCGCAGCCAGGGCTTGTTCCTCCTGGAAAGCGTGAACTGGGACGATTGGCGCCTGGAGCTGGGCGCGCGCCAGGAGTGGCAAACCGTCTCTCCTGACTCGCAAAAGCTGGAACGCCGCAAAGGCACGGCTACCTCCTTCTCCCTAGGTACCGTCTGGGACTTTGCCCCTGAATACGCCGCCAGCCTGTCCATCTCCCGCTCGCAACGTCTGCCCACTGCTCAGGAACTGTTCGCCAAAGGCGTACACTTTGCCACGCTCAGCTATGAGCGCGGTGATCCGAACCTGGATCGTGAGACCAGCCATACGGTTGATCTGGGCCTGCAAAAACACCTGGGCGATCTGCGCTTTGATCTGCGTACCTTCTACACCCGCAGCTCAAACTACATTTATGGCCGCAGCCTGGACCGTCACGAAGACTTCCAGCTCATTCAATACAGCCAGGACAAGGCCCAGTTCTGGGGCCTGGAAGCAGAAGCCTCCTACCCTGTCACTTCCTGGGCCTCGGTCAGCGTGTATGGCGATCTGGTACGCGGTAAACTTCAAGATCCCGGCCGCAACCTGCCACGTATGCCTGCCGCCCGCCTGGGTATTCGTACAGATGTGAACTGGCAGAACTGGTCCGGTTTTGTGGGTTACACCCATACCTTCGCCCAAAACCGCGTCGCTGAACATGAAGAAGGCTCGCCCTCCTACGGTTTGCTCAGCATGGGTTTAAGCTACCGCCTGCATATGGATCAGAACACCTACACCCTGTACCTGAGAGGAAATAACTTGCTGAACAAGTTGGCCTACCGCCATACCTCCTTTATTGCCCGTCAGGCCCCCTTGATGGGACGCAACATTCTGGCTGGGATACAGGTGGAATTTTGA
- a CDS encoding class I SAM-dependent methyltransferase, whose amino-acid sequence MSKTALHTGSRLYQIVADMQGDRPWGNFLDAGTGKGSLRWLLTLETERWTAITASPGMAEQVTRELGEQKRPEDRLLVGNWSDPEFLQGERFDTVLADYLLGAIDGFAPYTQDQLFSRLRPLTGQRLYIIGLEPYVPYSSADPAGKLIVEIGRLRDACLLLAGERPYREYPMDWVLRHLRQSGYRCVDAQRFGIRYGDSFIHGQLDMCDGRLRRLKDRNLAMALSEHVQALRKQALALNQTLGGLRHGHDYVICAEAI is encoded by the coding sequence TTGAGCAAGACCGCCCTACACACCGGTAGCCGTCTCTACCAGATCGTGGCCGACATGCAGGGCGACCGTCCCTGGGGCAACTTTCTGGATGCAGGCACCGGCAAAGGGTCACTGCGCTGGTTACTAACGCTGGAGACAGAACGCTGGACGGCCATTACGGCCTCCCCCGGCATGGCCGAACAAGTCACCCGCGAGCTGGGGGAGCAAAAGCGCCCCGAAGACCGCCTGCTGGTGGGCAATTGGAGCGACCCGGAATTTCTGCAAGGTGAGCGTTTTGATACGGTCCTGGCCGACTACTTGCTGGGTGCTATCGATGGTTTTGCGCCTTACACCCAGGACCAGTTATTCAGCCGCTTGCGACCGCTGACCGGCCAGCGTCTCTACATTATTGGTCTGGAGCCCTACGTGCCCTATAGCAGCGCGGACCCGGCGGGCAAACTGATTGTGGAAATAGGCCGCTTGCGCGATGCCTGCTTGCTGCTGGCCGGCGAGCGCCCGTATCGCGAGTACCCGATGGACTGGGTACTGCGTCATTTGCGGCAATCCGGCTACCGTTGTGTGGATGCACAACGCTTTGGCATTCGTTACGGCGACAGCTTTATCCACGGTCAACTGGATATGTGTGACGGGCGTTTGCGCCGTCTGAAAGACCGCAACTTGGCCATGGCTTTGTCCGAGCATGTTCAAGCCTTGCGCAAGCAAGCTCTGGCCTTAAACCAGACCTTGGGAGGTCTGCGTCATGGTCATGACTATGTGATTTGTGCCGAAGCTATTTAA
- a CDS encoding c-type cytochrome codes for MSNTEQKPEEHNEGHSAMIKTPKQLLVTVALAFLVPIAIIVMLVSLVTSTMGAGAGSAALSPEAIAARIQPVAGFKLVDANAVKELKTGQQVYETTCTACHGTGVAGAPKFGDQAAWGELLKLGQDELIKNAIHGIRGMPAKGGNPSLDDIEVARAVVYMANAAGADFKEPEAPAPEGEQADAKPEAAAAADTQPAEAPATDAPAATQTAAADDSKVDPAGIKLYDTICFACHAAGVAGAPKFGDQAAWKPYIESGMDTMLQKAIHGVGAMPPRGGSQASDDELRAAIQHMVNAAK; via the coding sequence ATGAGCAACACGGAACAAAAACCCGAAGAACACAACGAGGGTCACTCAGCCATGATCAAAACCCCTAAACAATTGCTTGTGACCGTGGCTCTGGCTTTCTTGGTGCCCATCGCGATTATTGTCATGCTGGTCAGCCTGGTTACCTCCACCATGGGTGCAGGTGCTGGCTCCGCCGCCCTTTCCCCTGAAGCTATTGCAGCCCGCATTCAGCCTGTTGCCGGTTTCAAACTGGTTGACGCCAATGCCGTCAAAGAGCTGAAGACGGGTCAGCAAGTATACGAAACCACCTGTACCGCCTGTCACGGCACCGGTGTGGCCGGTGCGCCCAAGTTTGGCGATCAAGCAGCCTGGGGCGAGCTACTCAAACTGGGCCAGGACGAGCTGATCAAGAACGCCATTCACGGCATTCGAGGCATGCCAGCCAAGGGCGGCAACCCGTCACTGGACGATATCGAAGTGGCCCGTGCCGTTGTTTACATGGCCAACGCAGCTGGCGCTGACTTCAAAGAGCCCGAAGCGCCTGCCCCGGAAGGTGAGCAAGCCGACGCCAAACCTGAAGCCGCTGCTGCTGCAGATACCCAACCCGCCGAGGCCCCTGCCACGGATGCCCCTGCCGCAACACAAACGGCTGCCGCTGACGACAGCAAAGTCGACCCGGCAGGTATCAAACTGTACGACACCATTTGCTTTGCCTGTCATGCTGCCGGTGTCGCCGGTGCACCCAAGTTTGGTGATCAAGCTGCCTGGAAGCCCTATATCGAATCCGGTATGGATACCATGCTTCAGAAAGCGATCCACGGTGTCGGCGCCATGCCTCCACGCGGCGGTTCGCAAGCCTCTGACGACGAACTTCGCGCTGCTATCCAACACATGGTTAACGCCGCCAAGTAA
- a CDS encoding 3-hydroxyacyl-CoA dehydrogenase, which translates to MKQIQTIAIVGAGAMGRGIAQIAAQAGKQVLLYDLNADSVKAALTDVHAVWSRLQEKGRMTAEQVDAAKACLQTASDLQALAPADLVVEAIVERLDVKQGLLQQLEEIVSADCVLASNTSSLSITAIAQACRHPERVAGYHFFNPVPLMKVVEVIDGLRTSPEVGDALMQVSRDMGHTPVRAKDMPGFIVNHAGRGMNIEGLKIAQECVAPFYQIDAIMREQAGFRMGPFELLDLTALDVSHPVMESIYRQFYDEPRFRPSPITAVRHAGKLFGRKNGEGFYKYEDGKKQVPQEPVVPAVVSFAPVWVSPYHEQGQARALQLLSELGVNVVEGDQPPADALILLTPYGEDVATLVSLHGLDPARTVALDTLFGLEKGRRRVLMCSAATTPEWRDQAWAMLASDGTAVSVIEDSAGFVAQRLVATIVNIASDIAQQQIATPSDIDAAVRLGLGYPHNGPLSMGDAVGSRDLLDVLNTLQAVTGDMRYRASPWLQRRVQLGMSLTALAQCKAQ; encoded by the coding sequence ATGAAACAGATACAAACCATCGCTATTGTTGGCGCAGGCGCTATGGGGCGGGGCATTGCCCAGATTGCCGCCCAGGCTGGCAAGCAGGTCTTGCTCTATGACCTGAATGCAGACTCGGTCAAGGCGGCCTTGACGGATGTACACGCCGTCTGGAGCCGTTTGCAGGAAAAAGGCCGCATGACGGCTGAACAGGTGGATGCGGCCAAAGCATGCTTGCAGACCGCCAGCGATCTGCAAGCCTTGGCCCCTGCTGATCTGGTCGTGGAAGCCATTGTGGAACGTCTGGACGTCAAGCAAGGCTTGCTGCAGCAGTTGGAAGAGATCGTGTCGGCCGATTGCGTGTTGGCCTCCAATACGTCCTCGCTGTCCATTACCGCCATTGCCCAAGCCTGCCGCCACCCTGAACGCGTGGCTGGCTATCACTTCTTCAACCCCGTGCCCCTGATGAAAGTGGTTGAGGTTATTGATGGCTTGCGCACATCGCCCGAAGTGGGGGATGCCCTGATGCAAGTGTCGCGTGATATGGGCCACACGCCTGTGCGCGCCAAGGACATGCCCGGTTTTATCGTGAATCACGCCGGTCGTGGCATGAATATCGAGGGTCTGAAAATCGCACAGGAATGTGTGGCACCTTTCTACCAGATCGACGCCATCATGCGCGAACAAGCTGGTTTCCGCATGGGCCCCTTTGAGCTGCTGGATCTGACCGCGCTGGATGTGTCTCACCCGGTGATGGAGTCCATTTACCGCCAGTTCTATGATGAGCCTCGCTTCCGTCCTTCGCCCATCACGGCAGTGCGTCACGCGGGCAAGCTGTTTGGTCGCAAGAATGGTGAAGGCTTTTATAAGTATGAAGATGGTAAGAAGCAGGTTCCTCAAGAGCCTGTCGTTCCTGCTGTGGTCTCCTTTGCGCCCGTGTGGGTCTCGCCTTACCACGAGCAAGGCCAGGCTCGCGCTTTGCAATTGCTAAGTGAGCTGGGTGTGAACGTGGTGGAAGGCGATCAGCCACCTGCTGATGCTCTGATTCTATTGACGCCTTACGGTGAAGACGTGGCAACTTTGGTGTCCCTGCACGGCCTGGACCCTGCACGCACCGTGGCGCTGGATACCTTGTTTGGTCTGGAAAAAGGCCGTCGCCGTGTGCTGATGTGCTCGGCGGCGACCACACCAGAATGGCGCGATCAAGCCTGGGCCATGTTGGCCAGCGATGGTACGGCTGTCAGCGTGATCGAGGACTCCGCCGGTTTTGTGGCCCAGCGTTTGGTGGCCACCATCGTGAACATCGCCAGCGATATCGCTCAGCAGCAGATTGCGACACCGTCGGATATCGACGCTGCCGTGCGCCTGGGTCTGGGTTACCCGCACAATGGTCCGCTGTCCATGGGCGATGCCGTTGGTTCGCGTGATTTGCTGGATGTGCTCAATACCTTGCAGGCCGTGACAGGCGACATGCGCTACCGCGCCAGTCCTTGGCTGCAACGCCGTGTCCAACTGGGTATGTCCTTGACAGCCTTGGCGCAGTGCAAGGCGCAGTAA
- a CDS encoding CaiB/BaiF CoA transferase family protein, translating into MTTTERKAPLAGLRVLDLTRVLAGPWCTQNLADLGAEVIKVERPGAGDDTRGWGPPYLQDGHRADTEDAAYFGAANRNKESITLDIGTAQGAEVVRQLVRRCDILVENFKVGGLKKYGLDYESLQAINPALIYCSITGFGQTGPYASRPGYDFMIQGLGGLMSLTGEPGGEPQKAGVAVADVMTGMYATVAVLAAVVERHRSGLGQHLDIALLDCQVAMMANQNMNYLCTGQAPQRPGNAHQNLVPYQVFEASDGHLIVAVGNDAQFRSFAQELGHPEWADDPRFARNAGRVMHRDELVPMLAQVMQSRTRDSWLQALEAVGIPAGPINTMEQVYQDPQVLARGLRLHLPTGQGGSVPSVASPLRLSATPVQYRSAPPRLGEHTREVLARVLELSPDKVEALVSGSVEQA; encoded by the coding sequence ATGACCACGACTGAACGAAAAGCACCCTTGGCGGGATTACGTGTTCTGGACTTGACGCGCGTGCTGGCAGGACCCTGGTGTACCCAAAACCTGGCTGATTTGGGGGCGGAGGTCATCAAGGTGGAACGCCCCGGGGCCGGAGACGATACCCGTGGTTGGGGGCCACCGTATCTACAGGATGGTCACAGAGCGGACACGGAAGATGCGGCCTATTTTGGGGCTGCCAACCGTAATAAAGAGTCCATCACCCTGGATATAGGCACTGCACAAGGCGCAGAAGTGGTGCGGCAACTGGTCAGGCGCTGCGATATTCTGGTGGAAAATTTCAAGGTCGGTGGCTTGAAAAAGTACGGGCTGGACTATGAAAGTCTGCAAGCCATCAACCCAGCCCTGATTTACTGTTCGATTACCGGATTTGGCCAGACGGGCCCCTATGCAAGTCGGCCAGGATATGACTTCATGATCCAGGGGCTTGGGGGCTTGATGTCCCTGACAGGTGAGCCCGGTGGCGAACCGCAAAAAGCGGGTGTGGCCGTGGCCGATGTCATGACAGGCATGTACGCCACGGTGGCTGTACTGGCCGCGGTGGTGGAGCGCCATCGCAGTGGTCTGGGGCAGCATCTGGATATTGCTCTGCTGGATTGTCAGGTGGCCATGATGGCTAACCAGAACATGAATTATTTGTGCACCGGGCAGGCTCCGCAGCGGCCCGGTAATGCGCATCAAAATCTGGTGCCCTATCAGGTCTTTGAGGCCAGTGACGGGCATTTGATTGTGGCGGTGGGCAACGATGCCCAGTTTCGCAGTTTTGCGCAGGAGCTGGGCCATCCCGAGTGGGCGGATGACCCCCGTTTTGCGCGCAATGCCGGACGTGTCATGCACCGGGACGAGCTGGTGCCCATGCTGGCGCAGGTCATGCAGAGCCGGACCCGCGATAGCTGGTTGCAGGCGCTGGAAGCCGTGGGTATACCCGCCGGCCCCATCAATACGATGGAACAGGTTTATCAGGACCCACAGGTGCTGGCGCGCGGCTTGCGACTGCACTTGCCGACCGGGCAGGGGGGGAGCGTACCTTCGGTAGCCAGTCCTTTACGTTTGTCGGCCACGCCGGTGCAGTATCGCAGTGCGCCCCCGCGTCTGGGAGAGCACACCCGCGAGGTCCTGGCGCGAGTGCTGGAGCTGTCGCCCGACAAGGTAGAGGCCCTGGTGTCCGGCTCCGTGGAACAGGCTTAA
- a CDS encoding NAD(P)H-dependent flavin oxidoreductase, translating into MPSALTQQLYQSMTLPVMAAPMFIVSNPALVIAQCASGIIGSVPALNARPQEKLKDWLDQIDDTLAELRERHPERRIAPYAINHIIHQSNDRLEQDLRVCADHKVPLVITSLRAPQDIVPHVHAWGGKVFHDVTTLRHAEKALEAGVDGLIVVAAGAGGHAGTLSPFVLVNEIRQIFDGPIALSGAMSRGRDILAAQAMGADMAYIGTRFIASTEANASDDYKNMIVKGRAADIVYTPLFTGIPGNYLKDSIRAAGLDPDKLDSEKAADTAFGSGLSKAWRDIWGAGQGIGGIDSIEPTADIVARLHREYQEAKAALLASPFA; encoded by the coding sequence ATGCCATCGGCATTAACGCAGCAGCTTTATCAATCTATGACCCTGCCTGTGATGGCAGCACCCATGTTCATTGTCTCGAACCCGGCCCTGGTGATTGCGCAATGCGCCAGCGGCATTATCGGTTCTGTCCCCGCCTTGAACGCCCGCCCCCAGGAAAAGCTCAAGGACTGGCTGGACCAGATCGACGACACCCTGGCCGAACTGCGCGAACGCCATCCCGAGCGCCGTATTGCCCCCTACGCCATCAATCACATCATTCATCAGTCCAACGACCGCCTGGAACAGGACCTGCGGGTGTGCGCTGACCACAAGGTGCCGCTGGTGATTACCAGCCTGCGCGCCCCACAGGATATTGTGCCGCATGTGCACGCCTGGGGCGGCAAGGTTTTCCACGATGTCACCACCTTGCGTCACGCCGAAAAAGCCCTGGAAGCCGGTGTCGACGGCCTGATCGTGGTGGCTGCGGGTGCCGGCGGCCATGCCGGTACCTTGAGCCCCTTTGTGCTGGTCAACGAAATCCGTCAGATTTTTGATGGTCCAATTGCCCTGTCGGGTGCCATGAGCCGTGGCCGCGACATTCTGGCCGCCCAGGCCATGGGGGCCGACATGGCCTACATTGGCACGCGCTTCATTGCCAGTACCGAAGCCAATGCCTCGGACGATTACAAGAACATGATCGTCAAGGGCCGTGCTGCCGATATTGTCTACACCCCATTGTTTACCGGTATCCCCGGCAATTATCTGAAGGACAGTATCCGCGCTGCTGGTCTGGACCCGGACAAGCTCGATAGCGAGAAAGCGGCCGACACCGCCTTTGGCTCTGGTCTGAGCAAGGCTTGGCGCGATATCTGGGGCGCTGGCCAAGGCATTGGTGGCATTGATTCCATAGAGCCAACTGCCGACATCGTTGCTCGATTGCATCGCGAATACCAGGAAGCCAAAGCAGCGCTGCTGGCCTCCCCTTTTGCCTGA
- a CDS encoding enoyl-CoA hydratase/isomerase family protein: MIRTHDAGHWLEVILDRPERRNALTSPMYEELADIIDQADQNQKYRALILTGAGEHFCAGNDISELSNVRNNDMPPPIKFLRSLVKADIPLIVAVEGHAVGIGVTLLLHADFVYAARDARLRMPFTALGLCPEGASSHLLAQYVGPRRANEWLLLSQAFSAEQAMQDGLLTELTDHGNSLEAARACAHALSEQPPIALRTSKRLLREPQREVLLEVLERERKLFSKLLEGDEALQILGQMSQNRSDK, from the coding sequence ATGATACGGACTCATGACGCAGGTCATTGGCTGGAAGTCATTCTGGATCGGCCGGAACGACGCAATGCCTTGACCAGCCCCATGTACGAAGAGCTGGCCGACATCATCGACCAGGCCGATCAGAACCAGAAATATCGTGCCCTGATTCTGACCGGCGCGGGCGAGCATTTCTGTGCCGGCAACGATATCTCCGAGCTGTCCAATGTGCGCAACAACGACATGCCCCCGCCGATCAAGTTCCTGCGCAGTCTGGTCAAAGCCGACATCCCCTTGATCGTGGCGGTAGAAGGCCATGCAGTCGGTATTGGCGTGACCTTACTGCTGCATGCGGACTTTGTGTATGCGGCCCGTGACGCGCGTTTACGCATGCCCTTCACGGCACTGGGCCTGTGCCCGGAAGGTGCCTCCAGCCATCTGCTGGCCCAGTATGTGGGGCCACGCCGTGCCAACGAATGGCTGCTGCTCTCGCAGGCGTTCAGTGCCGAGCAAGCCATGCAGGACGGCCTGCTCACCGAACTGACCGACCACGGCAATAGTCTGGAAGCGGCCCGTGCCTGCGCTCATGCGCTGTCCGAGCAGCCTCCCATTGCCTTGCGTACCAGCAAGCGTTTGCTCCGTGAACCCCAGCGCGAGGTTTTGCTGGAAGTCCTGGAGCGCGAACGCAAACTGTTTTCCAAACTGCTGGAAGGCGACGAAGCCCTGCAAATTCTGGGACAAATGAGCCAGAACCGCAGCGACAAATAG